Sequence from the Armatimonadota bacterium genome:
GCTGTTCGGCTCCGCGAGATTCATGGCGGACCAAGACGCAGTCTTGTCAACTGACGGCCCGGGCATGGATGGAATCGTTGTCAAAATGAAAGCTGGGGTCGAATGGGGTGCTAGCGATCCTCGCTTCCTCGGCGCAATCAAGCGAAGGGGCACGCCCGAGGTCGACATCGAGATCGACGGCCCGGTCGGAGACCAAAGGGCCATCCGGTCGTTCCTGTTCTATCTGCGCCAGTCAATGGGCTCCGATACGCCGCCCGGCCCGATGGGGCTGAGCAACGACACATACAACGGCCACATTTTCTGGGACTCGGACGTGTGGATGTTTCCTGCGCTCGCTTTCGTTGATCCCAATAGCGCATCTCAAATTTCGAACTTCAGATCACAGACCGTGCAAAACGTGCAGTCTCAGTATCTCCGAACGCTCGGCGGACGATATGAACTTGCTGCGAACGCAATCGAACGCACAGGACACAATTTCGTGTTTCCTGACTATCCGCTGCGCTACCCGTGGGAGTCCGACGCCTCCGGCAACGACGTGACGGAAGGGCCGACGGTCAAGGAAGACCATCAGTCCGGAGGTGTCGCCTGGAGCCTTGATCTAGCGTCGGCGCTCGGGCTTCAGCACCCAAGTACTGCAAAAGACATCGGCACCGCGGTGGCACACTATTACAAGAGCCGTTTGGCTGTCAACGAGAATGGACAGTCGGAAGTCCGAAACGTCACCGGAGTCGACGAGTGGTTCGAGGGCGACAACTGCCTTTACACCAACGCGATCGCGGACTGGACGATCAAGAAGTACCTCGGCGACGACGTGAACATGTACTACCCGCGTGATGAAAAGGGGCTGCTCGCTTATGACGGCGACCAGAGGAGGGCGTACCAGCAAGCCGCAGCCCCGCTGATCCTGTGGCCGCTCGAGCGCGAGGACCTCGTGGACGACCCGATCGCGTTCCTCGACCTCTTCGAGGGCAAGGAGTCGCCGAACGGACCGGCGATGTCGCTCAGCGTCTACGCGCTGATCCGCGCGCGGTATGGCGACGCCGACGAGGCGTACGAGACTTGGCGGAATAGCTGGAAGAAGTACACCGACGGCAACCCGCTCATGCTCTTCAGCGAAAGACCGGGCCGCTCCGACCTCACGTACTTCCTGACCGGCGCCGCGGGATGCCTCAACTCCGTCATCTACGGCTTCATCGGCGTGCGCATCGTAGACGAGGAACCGCCGGACGAAGCAAAACTGAAGATCGAGAACGGCAAGTGGCTCGTCATCCGGCCAAACCTCCCGAAAGCGTGGAAGAGCGTAACGTTCAAAGGGATGCAGGTGCTTGGAAAGAGTTACACCGTCCACTGCGTCGGAAAGACCGCGACGATCACGCTCGAAGAGTGAAGAAACGCCCAGGCCTAAAGGCGCATTTATGCCAATGCCAGGCCATCCGCAAGCTGCCGTGGCCTTAAGGCTTCCGTAACGGAATCTGCTCGGACATCACGCCCGAAGAGAATCTTTACTTTTAGGTACATTAAGACCTTGGCACGCCATGAACGACCACACGCTGCGCATCTACGACTCTATCCTCGGCCTGCTCTCGAGCGTCGACAACCCAACTCCGCTGGTACGGCTCAACCGTGTCGTGCCTTTTCGGAACGCGCAGGTGTACGCCAAGCTCGAATGGTACAACCCATTCGGGGCCGTCAAGGACCGGGTGGCCGCCAGCATGGTGGCGGACGCCGAGGAGCACCAGAGGATGGGAGCGGAGCAGCAGCTCGTAGAGCCCACGTCAGGCAACACCGGTTTCGCCCTCGCCATGCTCTCCAACGCCAAGGGGTACCACCTCACCACACCCCTGTCGATCGAGATACCGCTTGAGAAGCGCACGATGCTGCGGTTTTTCGGGGCCGATGTCATAGAGCTTGACGACACGCTCTGTCCGGCGCCTGGTGCGCCCGAGGGGGCGATCGCCAAGGCCGTGGAGATCGCTGAGCATCCCGGCTTCCATATGCTCAACCAGTACGCCAACGAGGCGAACCCGGACGCCCACTACAGCACGACGGGACCGGAGATCTGGCGCCAGACCGAAGGCCGGGTGACGCACTTCGTGGCCAGCCTTGGCACGTGCGGAACCATCACGGGAGCGGGACGATTTCTAAAGGAAAAAAGCTCCGAGGTCCAGGTCCTGGGCGTCCATCCCAGCGAGGGCCACGACATTCCGGGCGTGCGCAGCATCCGCCAGCTTGAACAGACCGAGCTGTTCCGCCCCGAACAGTATGACCGCCTGATCGAGGTCCACGATAAGGCTGCGTTCGACATGTGCCTTAGGCTCAACCGGGAGGAGAGCATCACCGCTGGACCGAGCTCCGGACTGGCTCTCGCGGGTCTGCTCGAGATGGTCCCAGACGAGCCGGGCAACCTCGCAGTGGTGGTCTTTCCCGACAGCGCATTCAAGTATCCGTCCTCGCTGGCGCGACATCTGCCGGGTCTCGCCGCCGCGCAGCCGCAGGGCGGAGGGCCCCGTGAGAAGCTGTTGGACCGAATGATCGAGAACGTGCGCGCCAGCGCGGCTCTGACCATCGACGCGGACGCCGCCCACGAACTTTGGCTACAAAGCAAGCCGTTCGTGATGGACGTCCGCCCCAGTGAACTGTACCGCGAGGCGCACATCCCCGGCGCCGTGAACAAGCCGCTCTCCGAGCTGGGCGAGGACCTCTCGGGGCTGCCCGAGGCTCTGGACGCACCCATCCTCAGCGTCTGCCAGCTCGGCAACGCATCGCTCTCCGGCGTCCTGTTCCTCAAGTCGCTCGGTTATACGAACGTGTTGAGCATCAAAGGGGGAACCCTCGGCTGGCGCGAGAAGGGCTTCGCCACGGATTCGGAATAACGCTCTTCGTTTGCTCGCCAGCTCGGTTCGGGCGACCGCGACACCGGCCAAACGATAATCACGCTCGAGCAGTGAAGAAGCGGCCGCCGGTCAGTGACCGACGGCCTACTTATCAAGATTGCCACCCGATGCAATCAAACCGTGATGTCAAAACATCTTGCGGCCGCCAGGCGAACCGTGGCGACCGACTTGTGGGAGGAGGGATCAATAGTATATTTTGTAGCCGGACGAGCCAGTGCAGGTCCAACCACGTATGACCGGGAAG
This genomic interval carries:
- a CDS encoding pyridoxal-phosphate dependent enzyme, whose translation is MNDHTLRIYDSILGLLSSVDNPTPLVRLNRVVPFRNAQVYAKLEWYNPFGAVKDRVAASMVADAEEHQRMGAEQQLVEPTSGNTGFALAMLSNAKGYHLTTPLSIEIPLEKRTMLRFFGADVIELDDTLCPAPGAPEGAIAKAVEIAEHPGFHMLNQYANEANPDAHYSTTGPEIWRQTEGRVTHFVASLGTCGTITGAGRFLKEKSSEVQVLGVHPSEGHDIPGVRSIRQLEQTELFRPEQYDRLIEVHDKAAFDMCLRLNREESITAGPSSGLALAGLLEMVPDEPGNLAVVVFPDSAFKYPSSLARHLPGLAAAQPQGGGPREKLLDRMIENVRASAALTIDADAAHELWLQSKPFVMDVRPSELYREAHIPGAVNKPLSELGEDLSGLPEALDAPILSVCQLGNASLSGVLFLKSLGYTNVLSIKGGTLGWREKGFATDSE